A region of Actinomycetes bacterium DNA encodes the following proteins:
- a CDS encoding ATP-grasp domain-containing protein, with amino-acid sequence MKNILILCPTLRDLREIPRLGYNHNYIYEGADTREILSSFDPLVFIEYVIKKIKHEKIDAVIGTHDYPASIMASIIANMIGSDGVNVAANFLCQHKYYSREMQSRLFGPMVPEYKLLDPFQKEDPPYGFPFFLKPVKSFFSILACRIENTNQFLKYMEASRAHIQEFVEPFNRMLKKYTLLPVGAGYVMAEKICTGQQVNLEGYVYKGQVFFIGITDSIMYKDTQSFKRFDYPSSIDSAVQQRMMDVSRVWLSHLNYGNGLFNIEFFYNRRNKSLSIIEINPRMCSQFADLVEKVDGINTYRLQLDLSLGKKPDYSFNRKGKFKFGSSFVLRKFSDMKVLSVPSPQQIKQVMNKFEEARIEIYAYPGKNLSATLQDARSYRYGVINLGGNSREELKSKFDFWRRALKFKFQKI; translated from the coding sequence ATGAAAAACATACTCATACTATGTCCCACCCTCAGGGATCTTAGAGAAATCCCACGGCTGGGATATAACCATAATTATATCTATGAAGGTGCTGATACCAGAGAAATATTAAGCAGTTTTGATCCCCTGGTGTTTATTGAATATGTTATAAAAAAAATTAAACATGAAAAAATAGACGCAGTAATTGGCACCCATGATTATCCCGCATCTATAATGGCCAGTATAATAGCAAACATGATAGGGTCGGATGGGGTAAACGTGGCGGCAAATTTTTTATGCCAGCATAAATACTATTCAAGAGAAATGCAGTCAAGATTATTTGGGCCCATGGTGCCGGAATATAAATTACTGGATCCATTCCAAAAAGAGGATCCCCCTTACGGTTTTCCCTTTTTTCTAAAACCGGTAAAATCTTTTTTTTCCATACTTGCTTGCAGAATTGAAAATACCAATCAGTTTTTAAAATATATGGAAGCCAGCAGGGCCCATATACAAGAGTTTGTTGAGCCTTTTAACCGAATGCTAAAAAAATATACCCTGCTGCCAGTGGGTGCCGGTTATGTTATGGCGGAAAAAATATGCACTGGTCAGCAGGTTAACCTGGAAGGTTATGTGTATAAAGGCCAGGTTTTTTTCATAGGAATAACTGATTCTATTATGTATAAAGATACCCAGAGCTTTAAGCGCTTTGATTATCCCAGTTCTATAGACAGTGCAGTTCAGCAGAGGATGATGGATGTTTCCAGAGTATGGTTGAGTCACCTAAATTATGGAAACGGGCTTTTTAATATTGAATTTTTCTATAACCGCAGAAATAAGAGTTTGAGTATTATTGAAATAAATCCCAGGATGTGTTCCCAGTTTGCAGACCTGGTAGAGAAGGTCGACGGCATAAATACTTACCGGCTGCAGCTGGATTTATCTCTGGGCAAAAAGCCTGATTACAGTTTTAACCGGAAAGGAAAATTTAAGTTTGGTTCCAGTTTTGTACTCAGAAAGTTTTCAGACATGAAAGTACTGAGTGTGCCTTCCCCCCAACAGATAAAGCAGGTAATGAACAAATTTGAAGAGGCCAGAATAGAAATTTATGCATATCCGGGTAAAAATCTCTCAGCAACTCTCCAGGATGCCCGGAGTTACCGGTACGGGGTAATAAATCTGGGTGGTAATTCCAGGGAGGAGTTGAAATCAAAATTTGACTTTTGGCGGCGTGCCCTCAAGTTTAAATTCCAGAAAATTTAG
- a CDS encoding branched-chain amino acid transaminase yields the protein MVNPKFAYFEGKIVPISEAKVDIRTNSLQYGTAVFEGIRSYWNQYQQKNYIFRMKDHYQRLLESGQILMINLDKSIQQLSEITIELLKKEDYHEDSYIRPYAYNSGLTIGPKLVDNPQDIFIYTIPLGNYLETSKPISVCTSSWTRINDNSIPPRAKIAGSYVNAALQKTEALLNGYDEAIVLTSDGQHVSEGSAMNIFIVKRGVLITPPVTDDILEGVTRNTVLELAANELGIEVEQRSVDRTELYTADELFFCGTGAQISPIGSIDKRIIGNNTMGTVTKKLQQLYFSIVKNEVDKYSHWCTEV from the coding sequence ATGGTTAATCCCAAGTTTGCATATTTTGAGGGGAAAATTGTACCAATAAGCGAAGCAAAAGTAGATATCAGGACCAACTCACTACAATACGGAACCGCGGTTTTTGAAGGCATAAGAAGTTACTGGAACCAGTACCAGCAAAAAAATTATATATTCAGAATGAAAGATCATTACCAGCGTTTGCTGGAAAGCGGCCAGATTCTAATGATTAACCTGGATAAATCCATACAGCAGCTTTCAGAAATAACCATAGAATTGTTAAAAAAAGAAGATTATCATGAAGATTCCTATATCAGGCCTTACGCCTATAACAGCGGATTAACCATAGGGCCAAAACTGGTGGATAATCCCCAGGATATTTTTATATATACCATACCTCTGGGCAATTACCTGGAAACCAGTAAACCCATTAGTGTCTGTACCTCCTCCTGGACCAGAATAAATGATAACAGCATACCTCCCAGAGCAAAAATTGCCGGTTCCTATGTAAATGCAGCCCTTCAAAAAACCGAAGCCTTGTTAAACGGCTATGATGAAGCCATAGTCCTTACCTCTGACGGTCAGCATGTAAGTGAAGGGAGTGCCATGAATATTTTCATAGTTAAAAGAGGGGTTCTGATAACTCCGCCTGTTACCGATGATATCCTGGAAGGAGTAACCAGGAATACGGTGTTGGAACTGGCAGCCAATGAACTGGGTATAGAGGTAGAGCAAAGATCTGTGGACAGGACAGAATTATATACCGCAGATGAACTCTTTTTCTGCGGTACAGGCGCCCAGATATCCCCCATAGGATCAATAGATAAGAGGATTATTGGTAACAACACTATGGGTACTGTAACTAAAAAATTGCAGCAACTATACTTTTCCATAGTCAAAAATGAAGTAGATAAATATTCCCACTGGTGCACAGAGGTTTAA